One window of Labilithrix sp. genomic DNA carries:
- a CDS encoding SUMF1/EgtB/PvdO family nonheme iron enzyme — MLRLRCAAPLIAAFFLASACGSDTTTTADPNAAGPNFPPTEGKGGTVIDLSGDSRRGKSRSCAKSNPGTDNKCGGVAGDDKALGNTDCCETRVVQGGSYNRFNNPKFPATVSTFQLDTFLVTAGRFRAWVDEMKGNLRSSSPPAGAGAHPKIPNSGWRTEWNRFLPTSRAEVDRMFSREDSVEGNLACQFGTNIYEQGALTWWTAQLEKEIKDTTEDEDVRAENTKEALDRKPINCIPWQVLFAFCIWDGGRLPTDAEFGYAAAGGSEQRRFPWGNMEDGDLAPIGDLQNVSFVPTFTAGKKYMAARLWDTRIGNGKNVFEDNYGLTWGANTFDEVLGNAQHIMPVGRRPDGAGKWGQLDLAGNMFEWMLDEGPIQPGTCKDCANVDFPKPTEFDPKVDMDPERKPDFHNKTAGGVSWWRGGARSIRGGAWDNAYMLSNSPTEGEIDYYTAYPLLRTYRSLGGRCARNPD, encoded by the coding sequence GTGCTTCGCTTGCGATGTGCGGCTCCCCTCATCGCCGCCTTCTTCCTCGCCTCCGCCTGCGGCTCGGATACGACCACGACGGCCGATCCGAACGCCGCTGGTCCGAACTTCCCTCCGACGGAGGGCAAGGGCGGCACCGTCATCGACCTGAGCGGTGACAGCCGACGCGGCAAGTCGCGGAGCTGCGCGAAGTCGAACCCCGGCACCGACAACAAGTGTGGCGGCGTCGCGGGCGACGACAAGGCGCTCGGCAACACGGACTGCTGCGAGACGCGCGTGGTCCAGGGCGGCTCGTACAACCGCTTCAACAACCCGAAGTTCCCGGCGACGGTCTCGACCTTCCAGCTCGACACGTTCCTCGTCACCGCGGGCCGCTTCCGCGCGTGGGTCGACGAGATGAAGGGCAACCTCCGCTCGAGCTCTCCTCCCGCCGGCGCGGGCGCGCACCCGAAGATCCCGAACAGCGGCTGGCGCACGGAGTGGAACCGCTTCCTCCCGACGAGCCGCGCCGAGGTCGATCGCATGTTCAGCCGCGAGGACAGCGTCGAGGGCAACCTCGCCTGCCAGTTCGGGACGAACATCTACGAGCAGGGCGCGCTAACGTGGTGGACGGCGCAGCTCGAGAAGGAGATCAAGGACACGACGGAGGACGAGGACGTCCGCGCCGAGAACACGAAGGAGGCGCTCGATCGGAAGCCGATCAACTGCATCCCGTGGCAGGTGCTCTTCGCGTTCTGCATCTGGGACGGCGGCCGCCTCCCGACCGACGCCGAGTTCGGCTACGCCGCGGCGGGCGGCAGCGAGCAGCGCCGCTTCCCGTGGGGCAACATGGAGGACGGCGATCTCGCCCCGATCGGCGACCTCCAGAACGTGTCGTTCGTCCCGACGTTCACGGCGGGCAAGAAGTACATGGCGGCGCGGCTGTGGGACACGCGCATCGGCAACGGCAAGAACGTCTTCGAGGACAACTACGGCCTGACGTGGGGCGCGAACACGTTCGACGAGGTCCTCGGCAACGCGCAGCACATCATGCCGGTCGGCCGCCGCCCCGACGGCGCGGGCAAGTGGGGGCAGCTCGATCTCGCGGGCAACATGTTCGAGTGGATGCTCGACGAGGGGCCGATCCAGCCCGGCACGTGCAAGGACTGCGCGAACGTCGACTTCCCGAAGCCGACCGAGTTCGACCCGAAGGTCGACATGGATCCGGAGCGCAAGCCCGACTTCCACAACAAGACGGCCGGCGGCGTGAGCTGGTGGCGCGGCGGCGCGCGCTCGATCCGCGGCGGCGCCTGGGACAACGCGTACATGCTGTCGAACTCGCCGACCGAGGGCGAGATCGACTACTACACGGCGTACCCGCTGCTCCGCACCTATCGCTCGCTCGGCGGCCGCTGCGCGCGCAACCCCGACTAG
- a CDS encoding protein kinase, translating into MAATAQLPIAPVQEGEVLAAKYRIEKVIGVGGMGIVVSAMHLEEERRVALKFLLPQAQASDELIGRFMREAKASVKLKGPHVAKTLDVGRMDDGRAYIVMELLEGKDLGAEIKAAAGGPFPISDVVSWILQACEGLAEAHAIGIVHRDLKPANLFLTRGDGAEVVKVLDFGISKSIDPSSSDMLSLTKTEMLLGSPLYMAPEQMRSSKYVDERSDIWALGAISYELLSGHVPFEADTLMDLCFKVAQEGCVPVHEHRPEIPRALSDVVMRCLEKEADARWNDIGELANALEPFARERDKGSAARTVATLASGSRPPRPPRPKSESKLPVHPAKAVTVSGKRAVVKQDEQVITGSAKTERAPNVGDDELSPDTIPASSAWGATSSRAHPAKKSWRAPIAIGGLATLVMIVSFVLTRGSTPPPLTAGPAPEAIVVQPLPPPTVVPEIPPPAESTLVSTPPAPATPLAPVTTTAPVTAIAATPKPKPKASASATPTDPSGFIKVRE; encoded by the coding sequence ATGGCCGCCACCGCCCAGCTCCCGATCGCGCCCGTGCAAGAGGGCGAAGTCCTCGCCGCGAAATATCGCATCGAGAAGGTGATCGGCGTGGGCGGGATGGGCATCGTCGTCTCGGCGATGCACCTCGAAGAGGAGCGGCGCGTCGCGCTCAAGTTCCTCTTGCCGCAGGCGCAGGCGAGCGACGAGCTCATCGGCCGCTTCATGCGCGAGGCGAAGGCGTCGGTGAAGCTGAAGGGGCCGCACGTCGCGAAGACGCTCGACGTCGGCCGGATGGACGACGGGCGCGCGTACATCGTGATGGAGCTCCTCGAGGGCAAGGACCTCGGCGCCGAGATCAAGGCCGCGGCGGGCGGACCGTTCCCGATCTCGGACGTGGTGAGCTGGATCCTCCAGGCCTGCGAGGGCCTCGCCGAGGCGCACGCGATCGGGATCGTGCACCGCGATCTCAAGCCCGCGAACCTGTTCCTCACGCGCGGTGACGGGGCGGAGGTGGTGAAGGTGCTCGACTTCGGCATCTCGAAGTCGATCGATCCGAGCTCGAGCGACATGCTCTCGCTCACGAAGACGGAGATGCTCCTCGGCTCGCCGCTCTACATGGCGCCGGAGCAGATGCGGTCGTCCAAGTACGTCGACGAGCGATCCGACATCTGGGCGCTCGGCGCGATCTCGTACGAGCTCCTCTCCGGTCACGTCCCGTTCGAGGCCGACACCTTGATGGACCTCTGCTTCAAGGTCGCGCAGGAGGGCTGCGTCCCGGTCCACGAGCACCGCCCCGAGATCCCGCGCGCGCTGAGCGACGTCGTGATGCGCTGCCTCGAGAAGGAGGCGGACGCGCGCTGGAACGACATCGGCGAGCTCGCGAACGCGCTCGAGCCGTTCGCGCGCGAGCGCGACAAGGGCTCCGCCGCGCGCACCGTCGCGACGCTCGCCTCGGGCTCGCGCCCTCCGCGCCCTCCGCGCCCGAAGAGCGAGTCGAAGCTGCCGGTGCATCCGGCGAAGGCGGTGACCGTCAGCGGCAAGCGCGCGGTCGTGAAGCAGGACGAGCAGGTCATCACCGGCAGCGCGAAGACGGAGCGCGCGCCGAACGTCGGTGACGACGAGCTGAGCCCGGACACGATCCCGGCCTCCTCGGCGTGGGGCGCGACGAGCTCGCGCGCGCACCCGGCGAAGAAGAGCTGGCGCGCGCCGATCGCGATCGGCGGCCTCGCCACGCTCGTGATGATCGTCTCGTTCGTGCTCACGCGCGGATCGACGCCGCCGCCGCTCACCGCGGGGCCGGCGCCGGAGGCGATCGTCGTGCAGCCGCTCCCGCCGCCGACGGTCGTGCCCGAGATCCCGCCGCCCGCGGAGAGCACGCTCGTCTCGACGCCGCCCGCGCCCGCGACGCCGCTCGCGCCCGTGACGACGACCGCGCCCGTGACCGCGATCGCGGCCACGCCGAAGCCCAAGCCGAAGGCCTCGGCGTCCGCGACGCCGACCGATCCGTCCGGGTTCATCAAGGTCCGCGAATGA
- a CDS encoding bifunctional aldolase/short-chain dehydrogenase — protein sequence MKSRWDDEAAARAVRERGAGVSEELALRTYSARLLGADAALVLHGGGNTSVKAEATTALGESVSVLHVKGSGWDLATIEPPGHPAVRMEPLMKLLARESMTDEQMVNELRLALLDAGAPTPSVETLLHAALPAKFIDHTHADALLAIVDQDDARARCDVLFGDKLLFIPYVMPGFGLARACKVAWDAAVKEGRAPTVMVLERHGIFTFGDTAKESYERMIEAVTRCEERAPLLPVTSTSTSTSESKSENESDGALTEAELARCVVAVRGALAAAAKDEPERGPIVALRSSPAILAFLDRPDAHALTQRGCATPDHVIRTKPWPLHLRGPADDPEAAIAAYAARYDAYFDDVTKRRGLSRKKLDPWPRIVLVPKVGILGVGKTKKDAEIAADVYEHTLDVIARAENVGAYAPVGLDDLFDVEYWSLEQAKLKPSADLPLARTVALVTGAASGIGRATAACFVELGAHVVLCDRDEGALADAVKSIGKKAQTAAVRCDVTSESDVAHAFAVAALTFGGVDCVVSNAGMAAEGRLDTKEGEGALRASLDVNLLAHVHVARAAAETMKLQRRGGSVSFNASKSAFNQGPGFGPYAVAKAALVSLMRQYAVDLAGSGIRSNAVNADRIRTNIFLQAEPGAPPLVELRAKARGITVDEYFRSNLLQREVLARDVAEAFAYLARARATTGCVVTVDGGNAAAFPR from the coding sequence ATGAAGAGCCGGTGGGACGACGAGGCGGCCGCGCGCGCGGTGCGGGAACGAGGGGCCGGCGTCAGCGAGGAGCTCGCGCTCCGGACGTACAGCGCGCGGCTCCTCGGCGCGGACGCTGCGCTCGTCCTGCACGGCGGCGGCAACACGAGCGTGAAGGCCGAGGCCACGACCGCGCTCGGCGAGAGCGTGAGCGTGCTCCACGTGAAAGGGTCGGGCTGGGACCTCGCCACGATCGAGCCGCCCGGACACCCCGCCGTGCGGATGGAGCCGCTCATGAAGCTCCTCGCGCGCGAGTCGATGACCGACGAGCAGATGGTCAACGAGCTGCGGCTCGCGCTGCTCGACGCCGGGGCGCCGACGCCGAGCGTGGAGACGCTGCTGCACGCGGCGCTCCCCGCCAAGTTCATCGACCATACCCACGCCGACGCGCTCCTCGCGATCGTCGATCAGGACGACGCGCGGGCGCGGTGCGACGTGCTCTTCGGGGACAAGCTGCTCTTCATCCCCTACGTCATGCCCGGGTTCGGGCTCGCGCGGGCGTGCAAGGTCGCGTGGGACGCGGCGGTGAAGGAGGGGCGCGCGCCGACCGTGATGGTGCTCGAGCGGCACGGCATCTTCACCTTCGGCGACACCGCGAAGGAGAGCTACGAGCGCATGATCGAAGCGGTCACGCGCTGCGAGGAGCGCGCGCCGCTCCTGCCCGTGACGAGCACGAGCACGAGCACGAGCGAGAGCAAGAGCGAGAACGAGAGCGACGGCGCGCTGACGGAGGCCGAGCTCGCCCGCTGCGTCGTCGCGGTGCGCGGCGCGCTCGCCGCCGCCGCGAAAGACGAGCCCGAGCGCGGGCCCATCGTCGCGCTCCGGAGCTCGCCCGCCATCCTCGCGTTCCTCGATCGGCCCGACGCGCACGCGCTCACGCAGCGCGGGTGCGCCACGCCCGATCACGTGATCCGCACGAAGCCGTGGCCGCTCCACCTCCGCGGGCCGGCGGACGATCCGGAGGCCGCGATCGCCGCCTACGCCGCGCGCTACGACGCGTACTTCGACGACGTCACCAAGCGCCGCGGGCTGAGCCGCAAGAAGCTCGATCCGTGGCCGCGGATCGTGCTCGTGCCCAAGGTCGGGATCCTCGGGGTGGGGAAGACGAAGAAGGACGCCGAGATCGCGGCCGACGTCTACGAGCACACCCTCGACGTGATCGCGCGCGCCGAGAACGTCGGCGCCTACGCGCCGGTCGGGCTCGATGACCTCTTCGACGTCGAATACTGGAGCCTCGAGCAGGCGAAGCTGAAGCCGTCGGCCGACCTGCCGCTCGCGCGCACCGTCGCGCTCGTCACCGGCGCCGCGTCGGGGATCGGGCGCGCCACCGCGGCGTGTTTCGTCGAGCTCGGCGCGCACGTGGTGCTGTGCGATCGCGACGAGGGCGCGCTCGCCGACGCGGTGAAGAGCATCGGCAAGAAGGCGCAGACGGCGGCGGTGCGCTGCGACGTCACGAGCGAGAGCGACGTCGCGCACGCGTTCGCGGTCGCCGCGCTCACGTTCGGCGGCGTCGACTGCGTCGTGAGCAACGCCGGCATGGCGGCGGAGGGACGGCTCGACACGAAGGAAGGGGAGGGCGCGCTGCGAGCCTCGCTCGACGTGAACCTCCTCGCGCACGTCCACGTCGCGCGCGCCGCGGCGGAGACGATGAAGCTCCAACGTCGCGGCGGATCCGTCTCCTTCAACGCGAGCAAGAGCGCCTTCAACCAGGGACCCGGGTTCGGGCCCTACGCCGTCGCCAAGGCGGCGCTCGTGTCGCTCATGCGGCAATACGCGGTCGACCTCGCCGGGAGCGGGATCCGGTCCAACGCCGTCAACGCCGATCGCATCCGGACCAACATCTTCCTCCAGGCCGAGCCCGGCGCCCCGCCGCTGGTCGAGCTCCGCGCCAAGGCGCGCGGCATCACGGTGGACGAGTATTTCCGCTCGAACCTCCTCCAGCGGGAGGTCCTCGCCCGGGACGTCGCGGAGGCGTTCGCCTATCTCGCTCGTGCTCGCGCCACCACCGGGTGCGTCGTCACCGTCGACGGCGGAAATGCCGCGGCATTTCCCCGTTAG